From Streptomyces sp. NBC_01754, a single genomic window includes:
- a CDS encoding DUF7224 domain-containing protein — MLNAYSTELRRSPLLTAFPLMLLVDLVVLFGRSRHWAGVWPEATVAAQIVTLFLGPVLAGVSAWQAGRASRAGMSEILLGAARRSWRTEAARLGATLTLGFLAYAIGCLTAAAVSWREAGPGFLWPSYLLLGASTLLMFAGGGHLAGRLWPSAAFTPVICALGGFIVLLGTPFRFYVLAGPPDVRLSIAPVAARLLLAVAVTILAVAIPAPSGRADQKASAKRFRPRHTRPVVFGSTALAVVALLALPAAGELKTERSASASGMLCAQADMTAPRVCVWPEHRKYLPELRQMAERLGSQSWGRAPDTFYEYGLRRHQLGDGGFDIAEGHVRTAAIAMAHRTFVSSVGRCRPPREERRVWQAMDDIHLWLEYQAMGQDPAAADEGLNLVGVDEAQRTAAEVTRKSPSEQQAWLTQETEHLNAKEWCEPDASD, encoded by the coding sequence GTGCTGAACGCATACAGCACCGAGCTTCGACGCTCTCCCCTGCTCACCGCTTTCCCCCTGATGCTTCTGGTGGATCTTGTCGTCCTCTTCGGACGGTCCCGGCATTGGGCAGGCGTCTGGCCCGAAGCAACGGTGGCCGCCCAGATCGTCACCTTGTTCCTCGGGCCGGTACTCGCAGGCGTATCCGCGTGGCAGGCGGGCCGCGCATCGCGCGCAGGGATGTCGGAGATCCTCCTGGGTGCCGCCCGCCGGAGCTGGCGCACCGAAGCCGCGCGCCTGGGCGCCACCCTTACCCTCGGGTTCCTCGCTTACGCCATCGGCTGCCTCACCGCCGCCGCCGTATCGTGGCGCGAGGCGGGCCCCGGATTCCTTTGGCCTTCCTACTTGCTTCTCGGTGCGTCAACTCTCCTGATGTTCGCAGGAGGGGGGCACCTGGCCGGCCGTTTGTGGCCGTCCGCCGCATTCACTCCAGTGATCTGCGCGCTCGGTGGATTTATCGTCCTGCTCGGCACACCCTTCAGGTTCTACGTTCTTGCCGGGCCGCCGGACGTTCGGCTCAGCATCGCGCCAGTCGCCGCACGTCTCCTCCTGGCGGTCGCTGTGACCATACTCGCGGTCGCAATTCCGGCTCCATCGGGCCGGGCTGACCAGAAGGCATCTGCCAAGCGATTCCGGCCCCGGCACACTCGCCCTGTGGTCTTCGGTTCGACAGCCCTCGCCGTCGTCGCTCTGCTTGCCCTGCCGGCGGCAGGAGAGCTGAAGACAGAGCGATCCGCATCCGCGAGCGGGATGCTGTGCGCCCAAGCCGACATGACCGCGCCTCGTGTGTGCGTGTGGCCCGAGCATCGAAAATATCTCCCGGAGCTGCGACAGATGGCTGAGCGGCTGGGAAGCCAAAGTTGGGGTAGGGCTCCTGACACGTTCTACGAGTACGGACTGCGGCGCCACCAGCTCGGGGACGGAGGCTTCGACATCGCTGAGGGCCACGTGCGTACTGCCGCGATCGCCATGGCGCATCGGACGTTCGTTTCATCAGTAGGCCGCTGCCGGCCGCCACGTGAGGAACGCCGGGTGTGGCAGGCGATGGACGACATCCACCTCTGGCTGGAGTACCAGGCCATGGGCCAGGATCCTGCCGCGGCTGACGAGGGTTTGAACCTCGTCGGTGTGGACGAGGCTCAGCGCACGGCTGCTGAGGTGACACGCAAGTCGCCATCCGAGCAGCAGGCGTGGCTGACGCAGGAGACCGAGCACCTGAACGCCAAAGAATGGTGCGAGCCTGATGCGAGCGACTGA
- a CDS encoding transposase family protein gives MSDLRFFLESVPDPRSRRGRWYSLTSILLVCAAAAVSGARTIDELAEWGARADAELLATLGVPSLSALGETSRFVGLA, from the coding sequence ATGTCTGACCTGCGTTTCTTCCTGGAATCGGTGCCCGATCCCCGCTCCCGGCGGGGCCGCTGGTACTCGCTGACCTCGATCCTGCTGGTCTGCGCGGCTGCCGCGGTCTCGGGAGCCCGGACCATCGACGAACTCGCCGAGTGGGGCGCCCGCGCCGACGCAGAACTGCTCGCCACACTCGGCGTGCCCTCTCTGTCAGCCTTGGGTGAGACGTCCCGCTTCGTCGGGTTAGCCTGA
- a CDS encoding IS3 family transposase: protein MTAACRLTGRSRATHYRRLRPSPERKPRKPQVQPSALTPEERAAVLELMNSGEYAELPPAQIWARELDAGRYHCSVSTMYRILREKGQSGERRRQATHPAKTVPELVATAPSQVFTWDITKAAGPAKGVWYHAYVIIDIFSRYIIGHTVEAAESAERAEELIRETIVRNGIVPETVHADRGTSMTSKKVSQLLIDLGVTRSHSRPKVSNDNPYSEAHFKTTKYMSDYPERFDSLAHAREWFEAFIAYYNHEHRHSGIAWHTPASVHFGTAEEVRDQRAVTLADAYARHPERFGRRPRPPRIPQQAWINDPAKRREPAPQTS, encoded by the coding sequence ATCACAGCCGCATGCCGGCTGACCGGCCGCTCGCGGGCCACTCACTACCGCCGGCTGCGGCCCTCACCGGAGCGGAAACCCAGGAAACCGCAGGTCCAGCCCTCGGCCCTCACACCCGAGGAGCGGGCGGCGGTCTTGGAGCTGATGAACTCGGGCGAGTACGCCGAACTCCCGCCCGCCCAGATCTGGGCCCGCGAGCTGGACGCAGGGCGCTACCACTGTTCCGTCTCCACGATGTACCGGATCCTGCGCGAGAAGGGGCAGTCCGGCGAACGACGCCGCCAAGCCACCCACCCGGCGAAGACAGTGCCCGAGCTGGTCGCCACCGCGCCCTCGCAGGTGTTCACCTGGGACATCACCAAGGCAGCCGGACCGGCCAAGGGCGTCTGGTATCACGCCTACGTCATCATCGACATCTTCAGCCGCTACATCATCGGCCATACCGTCGAGGCCGCCGAATCAGCCGAACGGGCCGAGGAGTTGATCCGGGAGACCATCGTCCGCAACGGCATCGTGCCCGAGACCGTGCACGCCGACCGCGGCACGTCGATGACCTCCAAGAAGGTCTCCCAGCTGCTGATCGACCTCGGGGTGACGAGGTCGCACTCGAGGCCGAAGGTCTCCAACGACAACCCCTACAGCGAGGCCCACTTCAAGACCACGAAATACATGTCCGACTACCCCGAACGGTTCGACTCGCTGGCCCACGCCCGCGAGTGGTTCGAGGCATTCATCGCGTACTACAACCACGAGCACCGGCATTCGGGCATCGCCTGGCACACGCCCGCCAGCGTGCACTTCGGCACCGCCGAGGAGGTCCGCGACCAGCGGGCCGTCACCCTCGCCGACGCGTACGCCCGCCACCCCGAACGCTTCGGCCGCCGCCCCCGACCACCCCGCATACCCCAGCAGGCGTGGATCAACGACCCGGCCAAGCGCCGCGAGCCCGCACCACAAACCTCATAG
- a CDS encoding ISAs1 family transposase: MRRHLLHWRHAPSRSAIGRLLERLDPDALDAAVGAWLAHRHTAAVPGRRRVIAVDGKALRGSARLDQPRRHLLSAVTHGRPVTLAQTEVGSKTNETRHFQPLLTPLDLDGDVVTFDALHTVKANAAWLVEVKKAHYVAVIKPNQPTAWAQLDGLDWHAVAIQHTASNKGHGRRESRSVKTLAIADNLGGIAFPHAKLALRVHRRRKETGRKETRETVYAVTSLDVHQAKPAELASHLRGHWTVEAQHHIRDRTFAEDASTVHAGNAPRVMAALRNLAIGALKALGATNIAKTTRAIRDQPERALPILGITYKPDLNGT, translated from the coding sequence GTGCGCCGGCATCTGCTGCACTGGCGGCATGCACCGTCCAGGTCGGCGATCGGGAGACTCCTCGAGCGTCTCGACCCCGACGCACTCGATGCGGCCGTGGGAGCCTGGCTGGCTCACCGCCATACCGCCGCAGTCCCGGGCAGGCGACGGGTGATCGCCGTGGACGGCAAGGCACTGCGCGGCTCCGCCCGCCTGGACCAGCCCCGCCGGCACCTGCTGTCCGCCGTCACCCACGGCCGCCCGGTCACCCTCGCCCAGACCGAGGTTGGGTCCAAGACCAACGAGACGCGGCACTTCCAGCCCCTGCTCACGCCGCTTGACCTGGACGGAGACGTGGTCACCTTCGACGCGCTGCACACCGTGAAGGCCAATGCCGCCTGGCTGGTGGAGGTCAAGAAGGCGCACTACGTGGCCGTGATCAAGCCCAATCAGCCCACCGCCTGGGCCCAACTGGACGGCCTGGACTGGCATGCGGTGGCCATCCAGCACACCGCCTCGAACAAGGGACACGGCCGCCGCGAGTCCCGCTCGGTCAAAACTCTCGCCATCGCCGACAACCTTGGAGGCATCGCCTTCCCTCACGCGAAGCTCGCCCTCCGCGTTCACCGCCGCCGCAAAGAGACCGGCAGGAAGGAGACCCGCGAGACCGTCTATGCGGTCACCAGCCTCGACGTCCACCAGGCGAAACCGGCCGAACTCGCCTCTCACCTGCGCGGACACTGGACCGTGGAAGCCCAGCACCACATCCGCGACCGTACCTTCGCCGAAGACGCCTCCACTGTCCACGCAGGCAACGCACCCCGCGTCATGGCCGCCCTGCGCAACCTCGCGATCGGAGCCCTCAAAGCCCTCGGAGCGACCAACATCGCGAAGACCACCCGGGCCATCCGCGACCAACCCGAACGAGCCCTCCCCATCCTGGGCATCACCTACAAGCCCGACCTCAACGGAACTTGA
- a CDS encoding GNAT family N-acetyltransferase — protein MTNFLETDRLVLRAFTTADTDHLLALDNDPEVMRFINGGRPTNREAIETRTLPRLLHDFSCWGTRGYWAAQEKITGIFLGWFEFRPLEEHRPAVVELGYRLNQAAWGHGYATEGARALIHKGFTDLEVERVTANTMAVNTRSRRVMEKSGLSFVRNFTGDWPEAIEGSDHGEVEYELNRTEWEQPR, from the coding sequence ATGACCAACTTCCTGGAAACCGACCGACTCGTCCTGCGCGCCTTCACGACGGCCGACACCGACCACCTGCTCGCCCTGGACAACGACCCCGAGGTCATGCGCTTCATCAACGGAGGCCGCCCGACCAACCGCGAGGCAATCGAGACGCGGACCCTGCCGCGACTCCTACACGACTTTTCGTGCTGGGGGACCCGCGGATACTGGGCCGCGCAGGAGAAGATCACCGGCATCTTCCTTGGCTGGTTCGAGTTCCGGCCGCTGGAGGAGCACAGGCCCGCCGTGGTCGAACTCGGTTACCGGTTGAACCAGGCGGCATGGGGACACGGCTACGCCACCGAGGGGGCCCGGGCCCTGATCCACAAGGGGTTCACGGACCTGGAGGTCGAGCGGGTCACGGCGAACACGATGGCCGTCAACACTCGTTCCCGCCGTGTCATGGAGAAGTCAGGCCTGTCCTTCGTCCGGAACTTCACCGGGGACTGGCCGGAGGCGATCGAGGGCTCCGATCACGGTGAAGTCGAGTACGAACTCAACAGGACCGAGTGGGAACAGCCTCGGTAG
- a CDS encoding site-2 protease family protein, with translation MSTKERQGISPIFLGIVAVMVVSGWALWAGWGSSPGFVTFVAVTFGWLVSLCLHEFAHESSAALFYDKRPGQRRLTGPYLNPLKYTHALLSIVLPVLFVIMGGIGLPGGAVYIERGRISGRWKHSLISAAGPLTNVLFAVVCTAPFWLDALDGVPVTFRFALAFLALLQVTAAILNFLPVPGLDGYGVIEPWLSYRVRSQVAPFAPFGLIAVFGLLWIPEVNGVFFDAVDALLRGLGVSEFETYCGLDTYRFWQEWFGDQDPWCAVRA, from the coding sequence ATGTCCACGAAAGAACGCCAAGGGATCAGCCCGATCTTCCTCGGGATCGTCGCCGTCATGGTCGTCTCGGGCTGGGCCCTGTGGGCAGGCTGGGGGTCCTCACCCGGCTTCGTCACCTTCGTGGCGGTGACCTTCGGCTGGCTGGTCAGCCTGTGCCTCCACGAGTTCGCTCACGAGAGTTCGGCAGCCCTCTTCTACGACAAACGCCCAGGTCAGAGACGTCTAACAGGCCCATACCTCAACCCGCTGAAGTACACGCACGCCCTGCTGAGCATCGTGCTGCCGGTGCTCTTCGTGATCATGGGCGGCATCGGTCTGCCCGGCGGCGCGGTCTACATCGAGCGGGGCCGGATCAGCGGGCGGTGGAAGCACAGCCTGATCTCGGCCGCCGGGCCGCTGACCAACGTGCTGTTCGCGGTGGTGTGCACGGCGCCGTTCTGGCTGGACGCGCTGGACGGGGTCCCGGTCACCTTCCGGTTCGCGCTGGCGTTCCTGGCGCTGCTCCAGGTGACGGCCGCGATCCTGAACTTCCTGCCGGTGCCCGGGCTGGACGGGTACGGCGTGATCGAGCCGTGGCTCTCGTACCGGGTCCGCAGCCAGGTGGCGCCGTTCGCCCCGTTCGGGCTGATCGCCGTCTTCGGGCTGCTGTGGATCCCGGAGGTGAACGGGGTGTTCTTCGACGCGGTGGACGCGCTGCTGCGGGGGCTGGGGGTCAGCGAGTTCGAGACGTACTGCGGACTCGACACCTACCGGTTCTGGCAGGAGTGGTTCGGTGACCAGGACCCGTGGTGCGCGGTGCGGGCCTGA
- the npdG gene encoding NADPH-dependent F420 reductase translates to MTTNDSGSAPKPPAKDPWDLPDVSGLTVGVIGGTGPQGRGLAYRLARAGQKVVIGSRAADRAETAAAELGHGVEGAENAACARRSDIVIVAVPWDGHGPTLESLREELAGKIVVDCVNPLGFDKKGAYALKPEEGSAAEQAAALLPGSRVTAAFHHLSAVLLQDESVEKIDTDVLVLGEARADTDIVQALANRIPGMRGVFAGRLRNAHQVESLVANLISVNRRYKAHAGLRTTDV, encoded by the coding sequence ATGACTACGAACGACAGTGGCAGCGCCCCCAAGCCCCCCGCCAAGGACCCCTGGGACCTCCCCGACGTGTCCGGCCTGACCGTCGGCGTCATCGGCGGCACCGGACCGCAGGGCCGGGGTCTCGCCTACCGCCTCGCCCGCGCCGGGCAGAAGGTCGTCATCGGCTCCCGGGCCGCCGACCGCGCCGAGACCGCCGCCGCCGAGCTGGGCCACGGCGTCGAAGGCGCCGAGAACGCCGCCTGCGCGCGGCGCAGCGACATCGTGATCGTCGCCGTGCCGTGGGACGGGCACGGCCCGACGCTGGAGTCCCTGCGCGAGGAACTCGCCGGGAAGATCGTCGTCGACTGCGTCAACCCGCTCGGCTTCGACAAGAAGGGCGCCTACGCCCTCAAGCCCGAGGAGGGCAGCGCCGCCGAGCAGGCCGCCGCACTGCTGCCCGGCTCCCGGGTCACCGCCGCGTTCCACCACCTGTCGGCGGTGCTGCTCCAGGACGAGTCGGTCGAGAAGATCGACACCGATGTGCTGGTGCTGGGCGAGGCGCGCGCCGACACCGACATCGTGCAGGCGCTCGCCAACCGCATCCCCGGCATGCGCGGTGTCTTCGCCGGCCGGCTGCGCAACGCCCACCAGGTCGAGTCGTTGGTCGCGAACCTGATCTCGGTGAACCGCCGCTACAAGGCACACGCGGGGCTGCGCACCACCGACGTGTGA
- a CDS encoding MFS transporter: MISRLLPDLSPWRSSADFRLLWVQGLVTYFGSFMALIALPLQIKDLTGSPLAVGAMGAVELVPLVVFGLYGGALADSADRRKVILSTEAGLGVLAVVLLVNALSPDPALWPLYVVAAGVSALAGLQRPALDSLMARIVPHEQQTAAAALNSLRWQTGAIAGPSLAGLVVAYAGHATAYSVTVGTFAVSVLLCLRLSTAPPAQDAAKPSLRGIAEGARYAWSRPVLLGTYAIDMAAMFFAFPNTIFPFLADELDAEWSLGLMYASGSVGSLVLGLTSGWTSRVRRHGLFVVGGAAGWGLAIAAAGWFDDVWLVLVCLGLAGAGDMLSGLGRSTIWNQTVPDELRGRLAGIEVLSYSVGPQLGQVRAGAMAGWTGTRSAVWTGGVACVASVALLATALPKLLTYDSATDEDALRRRAARGDSAQEPGAPSAAPAGP, translated from the coding sequence GTGATCTCCCGTCTTCTCCCCGACCTCTCCCCCTGGCGCTCCTCCGCCGACTTCCGGCTGCTGTGGGTCCAGGGGCTGGTCACCTACTTCGGCAGCTTCATGGCGCTGATCGCGCTGCCGTTGCAGATCAAGGACCTCACCGGATCGCCGCTGGCCGTCGGGGCGATGGGTGCGGTGGAGCTCGTCCCGCTCGTCGTCTTCGGGCTGTACGGCGGGGCGCTGGCCGACTCGGCGGACCGCCGCAAGGTCATCCTGTCCACCGAGGCGGGGCTCGGCGTGCTGGCCGTCGTCCTGCTGGTGAACGCGCTCTCCCCGGACCCCGCGCTCTGGCCCCTGTACGTGGTGGCCGCCGGGGTGTCGGCGCTGGCGGGGCTGCAACGGCCCGCGCTGGACTCGCTGATGGCCCGGATCGTGCCGCACGAGCAGCAGACGGCGGCCGCCGCGCTGAACTCGCTGCGCTGGCAGACGGGCGCGATCGCGGGCCCCTCGCTGGCCGGTCTGGTGGTGGCGTACGCCGGTCACGCCACCGCGTACTCCGTCACCGTCGGCACGTTCGCCGTCTCCGTGTTGCTCTGCCTGCGGCTGTCCACCGCGCCGCCCGCCCAGGACGCCGCCAAGCCCTCGCTGCGCGGGATCGCGGAGGGCGCGCGGTACGCCTGGAGCCGGCCGGTGCTGCTGGGGACGTACGCGATCGACATGGCGGCGATGTTCTTCGCCTTCCCGAACACGATCTTCCCGTTCCTCGCGGACGAGCTGGACGCGGAATGGTCGCTCGGGCTGATGTACGCGTCGGGGTCGGTGGGATCGCTGGTGCTGGGGCTGACCAGTGGCTGGACCTCCCGGGTGCGGCGGCACGGTCTGTTCGTCGTGGGCGGCGCGGCGGGCTGGGGGCTGGCGATCGCGGCGGCCGGCTGGTTCGACGACGTCTGGCTGGTGCTGGTCTGCCTGGGCCTGGCCGGGGCCGGCGACATGCTCAGCGGGCTCGGCCGGTCCACGATCTGGAACCAGACCGTCCCGGACGAGCTGCGCGGCCGGCTGGCGGGCATCGAGGTGCTCTCGTACAGCGTCGGCCCGCAGCTGGGGCAGGTCCGGGCGGGGGCGATGGCCGGGTGGACGGGGACGCGGTCGGCCGTCTGGACGGGCGGGGTGGCGTGTGTCGCCTCGGTCGCCCTGCTGGCCACGGCGCTGCCGAAGCTGCTGACGTACGACTCCGCGACGGACGAGGACGCGCTGCGCCGGCGTGCGGCGCGCGGCGACAGCGCCCAGGAGCCCGGGGCTCCGTCCGCCGCCCCGGCGGGACCCTGA
- the map gene encoding type I methionyl aminopeptidase, protein MSGQSLLVPGEITPVRSVPGNIRRPEYVGKPAPTPYSGPEIQDSDTVERMRIAGRIAARAMAEAAKLIAPGVTTDELDRVAHTFMIDHGAYPSTLGYRGFPKSLCTSVNEVICHGIPDSTVLRDGDIVNLDVTAYINGVHGDNNATYLCGDVDEESRLLVERTRESLNRAIKAVRPGRQINVIGRVIESYAKRFGYGVVRDFTGHGINSSFHSGLIVPHYDSPQATTVMRPGMTFTIEPMLTLGTHEYDMWDDGWTVVTKDRRRTAQFEHTLVVTETGADILTLP, encoded by the coding sequence ATGTCTGGTCAGTCGCTCCTCGTTCCAGGGGAGATCACTCCCGTCCGTTCCGTTCCGGGAAACATCCGGCGCCCCGAGTACGTCGGGAAACCCGCCCCCACCCCGTACTCCGGGCCGGAGATCCAGGACTCCGACACCGTGGAGCGCATGCGGATCGCGGGCCGGATCGCCGCGCGGGCGATGGCGGAGGCCGCCAAGCTCATCGCGCCGGGCGTCACCACCGACGAACTCGACCGGGTGGCGCACACGTTCATGATCGACCACGGGGCGTACCCCTCGACCCTCGGCTACCGGGGCTTCCCGAAGTCCCTCTGCACCTCGGTCAACGAGGTCATCTGCCACGGCATCCCCGACTCCACGGTGCTGCGGGACGGCGACATCGTGAACCTCGACGTCACCGCCTACATCAACGGCGTGCACGGGGACAACAACGCCACCTATCTCTGCGGTGACGTGGACGAGGAGTCCCGGCTGCTCGTGGAGCGCACCCGGGAGTCGCTGAACCGGGCGATCAAGGCGGTGCGGCCCGGCCGTCAGATCAACGTCATCGGCCGCGTCATCGAGTCGTACGCGAAACGGTTCGGCTACGGCGTCGTACGGGACTTCACCGGCCACGGCATCAACTCCTCGTTCCACTCCGGCCTCATCGTCCCGCACTACGACAGCCCGCAGGCGACGACCGTGATGCGGCCCGGGATGACGTTCACCATCGAGCCGATGCTGACGCTCGGGACACACGAGTACGACATGTGGGACGACGGCTGGACCGTGGTGACCAAGGACCGCAGGCGCACCGCCCAGTTCGAGCACACGCTGGTCGTCACCGAGACCGGGGCGGACATCCTGACGCTTCCCTGA
- a CDS encoding biliverdin-producing heme oxygenase, whose product MDATATTATAPSTTPFSTLIRTASHEQHTEAESSTFMSDMLGGRLGVDAYTRYTEQLWFVYRAMEEGADVLREDPVAGPFIQPELMRTAELERDLAHLRGGENWREGLEPLPATAAYAERVAECARDWPAGYIAHHYTRYLGDLSGGQIIRGTAEKTWGFERKGDGVRFYVFEGISNPAAFKREYRELLDGLNADDLEKQRVIDECKRAFALNTAVFRELGEVFPLSA is encoded by the coding sequence TTGGACGCAACCGCCACCACCGCGACCGCTCCCAGCACCACCCCCTTCTCGACGCTGATCCGCACCGCGTCGCACGAACAGCACACCGAGGCGGAGTCCTCCACCTTCATGAGCGACATGCTCGGCGGCCGGCTCGGGGTGGACGCGTACACGCGGTACACGGAGCAGCTGTGGTTCGTCTACCGGGCGATGGAGGAGGGCGCGGACGTCCTGCGCGAGGACCCGGTGGCCGGCCCCTTCATCCAGCCCGAGCTGATGCGCACGGCCGAGCTGGAGCGCGACCTGGCCCACCTGCGGGGCGGCGAGAACTGGCGCGAGGGCCTGGAGCCGCTGCCGGCCACGGCCGCGTACGCGGAGCGGGTCGCCGAGTGCGCCCGTGACTGGCCGGCCGGCTACATAGCGCACCACTACACCCGTTACCTCGGCGACCTCTCCGGCGGCCAGATCATCCGGGGCACGGCGGAGAAGACCTGGGGCTTCGAGCGCAAGGGCGACGGGGTGCGCTTCTACGTCTTCGAGGGGATCTCCAACCCGGCCGCCTTCAAGCGGGAGTACCGGGAGCTGCTGGACGGCCTGAACGCCGACGACCTGGAGAAGCAGCGCGTCATCGACGAGTGCAAGCGCGCCTTCGCGCTGAACACCGCCGTCTTCCGCGAGCTGGGCGAGGTGTTCCCGCTCAGCGCCTGA
- a CDS encoding PhzF family phenazine biosynthesis protein, whose product MNDFDVPEGIDVLRVFCGPDDRHGKPLGVVRDGRRFPGNDARQALARRLGFGETVFVDDPERGTVDIRTPGLRLPFAAYPLLGAAWLLDLEVLELPIGDVFARQDGEFTWITVRPEWCAPRTLEQYASAAEVEALTGPPPGEGWLYVWAWEDEAAGRVRARAFPRGTDRGGDDRPGGAGAGPGAEEDEATGAAALLLSTQLGRALNITQGRGSQILTAPAPDGTVEVGGRVLLAAGAGLRR is encoded by the coding sequence GTGAACGACTTCGACGTACCCGAAGGCATCGACGTACTGCGCGTGTTCTGCGGCCCGGACGACCGCCACGGCAAGCCGCTCGGCGTCGTCCGGGACGGGCGCCGCTTCCCCGGCAACGACGCACGGCAGGCGCTCGCCCGCCGTCTGGGGTTCGGCGAGACGGTGTTCGTGGACGATCCGGAACGCGGCACCGTCGACATCCGCACCCCCGGACTGCGGCTGCCGTTCGCGGCGTACCCGCTCCTCGGCGCGGCCTGGCTGCTCGACCTGGAGGTCCTGGAGCTGCCGATCGGGGACGTGTTCGCGCGCCAGGACGGTGAGTTCACCTGGATCACCGTCCGCCCCGAGTGGTGCGCGCCCCGGACCCTGGAGCAGTACGCGTCGGCCGCCGAGGTCGAGGCGCTGACGGGCCCACCGCCGGGCGAGGGGTGGCTCTACGTCTGGGCCTGGGAGGACGAGGCGGCGGGGCGCGTGCGGGCGCGGGCCTTTCCGCGCGGCACGGACCGGGGCGGCGACGACCGGCCCGGTGGAGCCGGGGCAGGCCCGGGCGCCGAGGAGGACGAGGCGACGGGCGCGGCGGCCCTGCTGCTGAGCACACAGCTCGGCAGGGCCCTCAACATCACGCAAGGACGCGGCTCCCAGATCCTCACCGCACCCGCGCCGGACGGCACGGTGGAGGTCGGGGGCCGCGTCCTGCTGGCAGCGGGCGCCGGGCTCAGGCGCTGA